A genomic stretch from Pochonia chlamydosporia 170 chromosome 4, whole genome shotgun sequence includes:
- a CDS encoding glycosyl hydrolase (similar to Coccidioides immitis RS XP_001240527.1), translated as MASFRLTIEDGKFRDGHGRQVVLRGINVAGDAKLPSEPNQPSHISQDFFDGDNVTFHERPFSKEDAPTHFARIKRYGFNTLRYLFTWEAIEAAGPGIYDEQFIQHTIEVLRIAKAYGFYIFMDPHQDVWSRFTGGSGAPMWTLYACGLNPQSFAATEAAIVQNTYPDPDTFPKMIWSTNYHRLAAGTMFTLFFAGKDFAPNCIIDGVNIQDYLQDHFINACAHLAMRIHEAGDLENEVVIGWESMNEPNRGMTGYIDLTVIPKDNPLKKGTCPTMWQTFLTGMGRACEIDTWDMGGLGPYKTGTTLVDPHGEIAWLPEGFDDSKYGWKRHPGWKLGECLWAQHGVWDIATDTMLKKDYFSKNPRTGKTIDYPEFTNTYFMDFWRKYSKACRNHHKDCIMLMQYPTLELPPQIKGTEDDEPLLVFTPHFYDGITLMTKHWNSTWNVDVVGVLRGKYLHPAFAIKIGETAIRNCLKDQLATLRQEGLDRIGNHPCLLTEFGIPYDMDDKKAYKTGDYSSQSAALDANYFGVEGSQIEGHCLWVYTAINDHERGDQWNGEDLSINSIDDKLPPLSPLPKASPANQSATSLLKLSTMNNRDAGDDDSVTPANLQRTLTTPSISSTRSAKDPELTNAPGYRAAEAFIRPTPTVVAGDVLSTGFDLRKCLYNLKVSAPKPASDDAPTIIFLPEYHFPKDQAEVTVSAGKWELSSDDSEGPMLQRLKWWHPDGEQTLSIQGVVRKHNVPEGSTEEAGYLEQCQQGYGFNFGNCTVM; from the coding sequence ATGGCTTCCTTTCGGCTGAcgattgaagatggcaagttTCGGGATGGCCACGGTCGGCAAGTTGTACTACGTGGAATCAATGTCGCTGGCGACGCAAAGCTCCCTTCCGAACCCAATCAACCATCTCACATCTCCCAAGACTTCTTTGACGGCGACAACGTCACGTTTCACGAGCGACCGTTTAGCAAAGAGGATGCCCCAACTCACTTTGCTAGAATAAAGCGCTATGGATTCAATACCCTCCGCTACCTGTTCACCTGGGAGGCGATTGAAGCAGCAGGCCCTGGCATCTACGACGAGCAATTCATCCAGCATACCATCGAGGTATTGAGAATAGCAAAGGCCTATGGCTTCTACATCTTTATGGACCCTCATCAGGATGTCTGGTCACGATTCACCGGCGGTTCAGGAGCTCCTATGTGGACTCTGTATGCCTGTGGTCTCAATCCTCAGAGCTTCGCAGCCACCGAAGCTGCCATTGTCCAGAACACCTACCCCGATCCCGATACTTTTCCCAAGATGATTTGGTCGACAAACTATCATAGACTGGCTGCGGGTACCATGTTCACGCTATTTTTCGCCGGCAAAGACTTTGCGCCAAACTGCATTATAGACGGTGTGAACATCCAAGACTACTTACAAGACCATTTTATCAACGCATGTGCACATCTGGCAATGCGGATACACGAAGCGGGCGATTTGGAAAACGAGGTCGTTATTGGCTGGGAGAGCATGAATGAACCGAATAGAGGAATGACGGGGTACATCGATTTGACAGTCATCCCCAAGGACAACCCGTTGAAGAAAGGCACCTGCCCAACCATGTGGCAGACTTTCTTGACTGGTATGGGCAGGGCTTGTGAAATCGATACTTGGGATATGGGAGGCTTGGGCCCTTACAAGACGGGCACCACCTTGGTCGATCCTCACGGCGAGATTGCATGGTTACCAGAGGGATTCGACGATTCCAAGTACGGCTGGAAGCGGCATCCGGGCTGGAAACTGGGCGAATGTCTGTGGGCGCAGCACGGTGTCTGGGACATTGCAACAGAcacaatgttgaagaaggactACTTCTCCAAAAATCCCAGAACCGGAAAGACCATCGATTATCCTGAGTTTACAAATACATATTTCATGGATTTTTGGAGGAAGTACAGCAAGGCTTGTCGAAACCACCACAAAGACTGCATCATGCTCATGCAATATCCTACCTTGGAATTGCCTCCCCAAATCAAGGGAACTGAAGACGATGAGCCGTTGTTGGTCTTCACCCCTCACTTCTACGATGGCATCACCTTGATGACCAAGCATTGGAACAGCACATGGAATGTCGACGTCGTCGGTGTACTTCGTGGCAAGTATCTGCATCCAGCGtttgccatcaaaatcgGAGAGACCGCCATCAGGAACTGCTTGAAAGACCAGCTGGCGACGTTGCGGCAAGAGGGACTCGACAGAATTGGCAATCACCCGTGCTTGCTGACCGAATTCGGTATACCGTACGACATGGATGATAAGAAGGCATATAAGACGGGGGATTATTCAAGTCAATCTGCCGCACTCGACGCAAACTATTTTGGCGTGGAAGGGTCCCAAATCGAGGGACACTGCCTCTGGGTATACACCGCCATCAACGACCATGAACGTGGTGACCAATGGAATGGTGAAGACTTgtccatcaactccattGATGACAAGCTACCGCCTCTGTCTCCTCTTCCCAAGGCCTCACCAGCCAACCAGTCGGCAACAAGCCTTCTCAAATTGTCAACTATGAATAATAGGGACgccggcgacgacgacagcgTCACACCTGCAAACCTTCAGCGCACCCTCACAACGCCATCCATAAGTTCTACCCGCTCAGCAAAGGATCCCGAGTTGACTAATGCTCCCGGGTACCGAGCTGCGGAGGCCTTTATTCGACCAACACCGACAGTGGTGGCGGGTGACGTGTTGTCCACAGGCTTTGATCTTCGCAAGTGTTTATACAACCTAAAAGTATCAGCACCAAAACCTGCAAGCGACGATGCGCCAACCATTATTTTCCTTCCAGAGTACCACTTTCCTAAAGATCAGGCCGAAGTTACTGTCTCTGCTGGCAAGTGGGAGCTCAGTTCGGATGACAGCGAGGGTCCTATGCTTCAGCGCTTGAAGTGGTGGCATCCGGATGGGGAGCAGACTCTCAGCATTCAAGGTGTGGTGAGAAAGCACAATGTACCAGAAGGATCAACTGAGGAGGCTGGTTATCTggaacaatgccaacaaggcTATGGCTTCAACTTCGGCAACTGCACAGTTATGTAA